A region of Prochlorococcus marinus subsp. pastoris str. CCMP1986 DNA encodes the following proteins:
- a CDS encoding aldo/keto reductase, producing MKKRIGLGTWSWGNQVFWDYQIRNDDDLSETYKEALKRGFNLIDSADSYGTGKLNGRSEELLGKFLLDTPAFQKKRVQIATKLAPYPWRLGNKGFTKPYLKSLERLNNKLDIVQIHWSTAKYNPWQELQLLNNLCDLIDQGFNFQIGLSNIGPQRLKKIIQYLSKRDQKIKSVQIQFSLLSPDFLKHTNVKRICENYDIDFLAYSPLAFGILCIDPEKDEDKQNSFLRSLIFKNYKKSSIELRRCLKQIAVSRSVSQAQVAINWCCYQGAIPLVGMRKRSQVIDISNVFKWNLNKKEFGMLQEASQKCLKKMPSNPFSSL from the coding sequence GTGAAAAAAAGAATTGGACTAGGAACATGGTCTTGGGGAAATCAAGTTTTTTGGGACTATCAAATTCGTAATGATGATGATTTATCTGAGACTTATAAAGAAGCGTTAAAAAGAGGTTTTAACTTAATTGACAGTGCAGATTCTTATGGAACTGGAAAACTTAATGGAAGAAGTGAAGAACTTTTAGGAAAATTTTTACTAGATACTCCTGCTTTTCAAAAAAAACGCGTTCAAATAGCAACGAAGCTCGCTCCTTATCCATGGAGATTGGGGAATAAAGGTTTCACCAAACCCTATCTCAAAAGTTTAGAAAGATTAAATAATAAATTAGATATAGTTCAAATACATTGGTCAACCGCAAAATATAATCCCTGGCAAGAATTACAATTATTAAATAATCTTTGTGATTTAATTGATCAAGGTTTTAATTTTCAAATTGGATTATCAAATATTGGACCCCAAAGATTAAAGAAAATAATTCAATACTTATCAAAAAGAGATCAGAAAATTAAAAGTGTTCAAATTCAGTTTTCTTTATTATCTCCAGATTTCTTAAAACATACAAATGTAAAAAGAATTTGTGAAAATTATGATATTGATTTTTTAGCCTATAGTCCTTTAGCTTTTGGAATACTATGTATAGATCCTGAAAAAGATGAAGATAAGCAAAATTCTTTTCTACGTAGTTTGATTTTTAAAAACTATAAAAAATCAAGTATTGAATTAAGGAGATGTCTTAAGCAGATTGCTGTTTCAAGATCAGTTTCACAAGCTCAAGTAGCAATCAATTGGTGTTGTTATCAGGGAGCCATACCTCTTGTAGGAATGAGAAAAAGGTCTCAAGTTATTGATATATCTAATGTTTTTAAATGGAATTTAAACAAAAAAGAATTTGGAATGCTTCAAGAAGCTTCTCAAAAGTGTTTGAAAAAGATGCCAAGTAATCCTTTTTCAAGCTTGTAA
- a CDS encoding AAA family ATPase, whose translation MFITVCGQKGGVAKTCTSIHLASVWHSEGKKVCIVDADKNRSALAYSSRGNLPFPVFPVSSAAKASRSSEIVITDGQASSDTEELKHLAYGSDLVILPTTAKARSVELTVELASLLNTLKVNHAVVIVKVDFRQQKAAQQAQAALENFGLHVFDTFIPLLSAFDKAEASGNAVFEAVDDLGRSDPRRMTGWSAYCSIASQIPCLISKRSSDTNNLNNQQLISA comes from the coding sequence TTGTTTATTACTGTTTGCGGTCAAAAAGGAGGTGTTGCTAAAACTTGCACAAGTATTCACCTTGCAAGTGTATGGCATTCTGAAGGCAAAAAGGTATGTATAGTTGATGCTGATAAAAACAGATCAGCATTAGCCTACTCATCCCGAGGAAATCTTCCATTTCCCGTTTTTCCAGTTAGTTCAGCCGCAAAAGCCTCCAGATCCTCCGAAATTGTTATTACTGATGGCCAGGCAAGCAGTGATACAGAAGAACTTAAACATCTTGCATACGGATCAGATTTAGTTATTTTACCCACGACCGCAAAAGCGAGGTCTGTTGAATTAACTGTTGAATTAGCCAGCTTATTAAATACTTTAAAAGTTAACCATGCAGTCGTAATTGTAAAAGTAGATTTTAGACAACAAAAAGCAGCTCAACAAGCTCAAGCAGCGTTAGAAAATTTCGGTTTACACGTTTTTGATACATTTATTCCTTTACTTTCAGCATTTGATAAAGCAGAAGCATCTGGAAATGCAGTATTTGAAGCTGTAGACGATTTAGGAAGATCAGATCCTCGTCGAATGACGGGCTGGTCTGCCTACTGTTCCATTGCATCTCAAATTCCATGCCTGATTTCGAAGCGCTCATCCGACACCAACAACTTAAACAACCAACAACTAATCAGCGCCTAA
- a CDS encoding THUMP domain-containing class I SAM-dependent RNA methyltransferase, producing the protein MHVIASSPEGLEKYLASEIIELGGFNINTYKRSVSFECDYATFYRIHFFSRVAFRFYREVSRFVCYDRLSLYEGVRDSFDWLKWLPSEKTFNVQVTGRTSSLSHSHFTALEVKNSITDLQQSVWNKRSNISLDNPDLIIHLHLNNDRGVLSLQSTFESLHKRGYRPAIGYAPLKENLASGLLKITEWNGTKPLVDLMCGSGTFLIEAINQILKVPLKFQQFYLFENWLDFNKYIFLEEKNKAQKRVVTFEKLSKTIGCEINKDVFDQAKVNIQLAGLENYIELQNDDFKNIQFKSSEGLVLCNPPYGKKLGDENELITLYEDMGEFLKKNFSGWEFWLLSGNPKLTRYLKMKSSLKIPVSNGGIDCRWIKYLIR; encoded by the coding sequence ATGCACGTAATTGCATCATCTCCTGAAGGTTTAGAGAAATATTTAGCAAGCGAAATTATTGAATTGGGTGGATTTAATATTAATACCTATAAAAGATCAGTTTCTTTTGAATGTGATTATGCCACTTTTTATAGAATTCATTTTTTTTCAAGAGTTGCGTTTCGTTTTTATAGAGAAGTATCACGTTTTGTTTGCTATGACAGGCTTTCTTTATATGAGGGAGTTAGAGATTCATTTGATTGGTTGAAATGGTTACCTTCTGAAAAAACATTTAATGTTCAAGTTACAGGCAGAACTTCATCGTTAAGTCATTCTCATTTCACTGCTCTTGAGGTTAAAAATTCAATTACTGATCTCCAACAATCTGTTTGGAATAAAAGATCTAATATTTCTTTAGATAATCCTGATTTGATAATTCATTTACATTTAAATAATGATCGTGGGGTTCTTAGCTTGCAGAGCACTTTTGAAAGTCTTCATAAAAGAGGATATAGACCTGCTATTGGATATGCTCCACTTAAAGAAAATTTAGCTTCTGGATTATTAAAAATAACTGAATGGAATGGAACTAAACCTTTGGTTGATCTTATGTGTGGATCAGGAACTTTTTTAATAGAGGCTATTAATCAAATTCTTAAAGTTCCACTTAAATTTCAGCAATTTTATCTCTTTGAAAATTGGCTCGATTTTAACAAATATATTTTTTTAGAAGAGAAAAACAAGGCTCAGAAGAGAGTTGTTACCTTTGAGAAACTATCAAAAACTATTGGTTGTGAGATTAATAAAGATGTTTTTGATCAAGCAAAAGTCAACATACAACTAGCAGGGCTTGAAAATTATATTGAACTGCAAAATGATGATTTTAAAAATATTCAATTTAAATCTTCAGAAGGATTAGTTTTATGTAATCCACCGTATGGAAAAAAATTAGGTGATGAAAACGAATTAATTACCTTATATGAGGATATGGGTGAATTTTTGAAGAAAAATTTTTCTGGTTGGGAATTCTGGTTACTAAGTGGGAATCCAAAACTTACAAGATATTTAAAAATGAAATCTTCTTTGAAAATACCTGTGAGTAATGGAGGCATTGATTGCAGATGGATAAAATATTTAATAAGATAA
- a CDS encoding phage holin family protein: MDKPKNKNFANTASRISAIASSVMDLHVRIALQEVDREKRRLISGGVFIAMGGILLLLVLISIHVIFYLTLSKLNNWATEYNLLLIIFVDLFLAGLSLKLGGKLAKGPYLPQTLEGLGKTTKAVLGKK; the protein is encoded by the coding sequence ATGGATAAACCCAAAAACAAAAACTTTGCTAATACAGCTTCAAGAATCTCTGCAATTGCTAGTTCGGTAATGGATTTGCATGTTCGAATAGCACTTCAAGAAGTTGATAGAGAAAAGAGAAGATTAATAAGTGGGGGAGTATTTATTGCTATGGGTGGAATTTTATTATTATTAGTTTTAATATCTATTCATGTTATTTTTTATCTGACTCTTAGTAAGTTGAATAATTGGGCAACAGAATATAATTTACTTTTGATAATATTTGTTGATTTATTTCTTGCAGGTTTGAGCTTAAAGCTTGGAGGAAAACTTGCTAAAGGACCTTATCTACCCCAAACACTAGAAGGTTTGGGTAAAACAACAAAAGCAGTATTAGGAAAAAAATAA